A single Oncorhynchus kisutch isolate 150728-3 linkage group LG19, Okis_V2, whole genome shotgun sequence DNA region contains:
- the sil1 gene encoding nucleotide exchange factor SIL1 isoform X2: MLIGCRRRGRQSTRLKSPSALTVVESPEASLEGEEDAHVEEGDSEDLDAFHPTDKWKTLKPGHGVPRGSQVRLNLQTGQREVKLGEHQTLKYQIDGQRQGKENTQGPSVSAEELKKALKNIKEGVDPKTSDKEETEALRAQFHTMDELKKDIVRLDMLMESDFQIMSRLVSQFNSSNATVEEKVKALHDLEYLVHQVDNAQNLASSGGLKLVVDALNSTDYRLQESASFVLGSALSSNPVVQVEAVESGTLQKLLMLLATPRPMSVKKRALFALACLLRHCPFAQSHFLKLGGLQVLGDIFRASGGGAVRVRIVTILYDMINEKELISQTGLDPIPDASHNERLRQYAQVSLQPLLAEQGWCSLVPELLASPEHDWKEKALRTILAMMPHCQTQYRKDYALSSSLSALQEQYQELVLTEQVLGDEDGYFGEILALLETVVLKLKQV, translated from the exons ATGTTGATCGGATGCCGGAGAAGAGGACGTCAATCCACCAGACTGAAG TCTCCCTCCGCTCTGACTGTTGTGGAGAGCCCTGAGGCCAGCCTGGAGGGTGAGGAGGATGCCCACGTGGAAGAGGGAGATTCTGAGGATTTGGATGCGTTCCATCCAACAGATAAGTGGAAGACTCTCAAACCAG GTCATGGGGTCCCAAGGGGCTCTCAAGTAAGGCTCAACCTTCAGACTGGACAGAGGGAGGTCAAACTTGGGGAACACCAGACTCTCAAATACCAGATAGATGGACAAAG ACAGGGGAAGGAGAACACACAGGGCCCATCTGTCAGTGCTGAGGAGCTGAAGAAGGCTTTGAAAAATATCAAAGAAGGAGTGGATCCCAAAACCAGTGACAAAGAAGAGACG gaGGCTCTCAGGGCCCAGTTTCATACCATGGATGAGCTGAAAAAAGACATTGTCAGGCTAGACATGCTGATGGAGTCAGACTTCCAGATTATGAGTAGACTGGTGTCCCAATTCAACAGCTCTAACGCCACTGTGGAAGAGAAGGTTAAAGCTCTACATGACTTAGAGTACCTTGTTCATCAG GTGGACAATGCACAGAACCTGGCATCTAGCGGAGGGTTGAAGCTTGTGGTTGATGCATTGAACAGCACAGACTATCGACTTCAAGAGAGTGCTTCTTTCGTTCTGGGATCAGCTCTATCAAG TAACCCAGTGGTGCAGGTGGAGGCAGTTGAAAGTGGTACCCTTCAGAAGCTGTTAATGTTACTTGCCACTCCACGACCCATGTCTGTTAAAAAGAGG GCGTTGTTTGCTCTGGCCTGTTTGCTACGTCACTGCCCCTTTGCCCAAAGCCACTTCCTGAAGCTGGGTGGGCTGCAAGTGTTGGGGGATATTTTCCGAGCATCTGGAGGTGGGGCTGTCCGTGTGAGGATTGTAACCATACTCTATGATATGATCAACGAAAAG GAGCTGATCTCTCAGACTGGACTTGACCCCATCCCAGATGCATCTCACAATGAGCGTTTGCGGCAGTATGCGCAGGTCTCCCTCCAGCCACTTTTGGCAGAGCAAGGCTGGTGCAGTCTGGTACCTGAACTGTTGGCCTCCCCAGAGCACGACTGGAAGGAAAAGGCCCTGCGAACTATCCTGGCCATGATGCCTCACTGCCAGACTCAGTATCGAAAGGATTAcgccctgtcttcctccctcagCGCCCTACAGGAGCAGTACCAGGAGCTGGTGCTCACAGAGCAGGTCCTCGGTGACGAGGATGGATACTTTGGGGAGATCCTGGCTCTGTTGGAGACAGTGGTGCTGAAACTGAAACAAGTATAG
- the sil1 gene encoding nucleotide exchange factor SIL1 isoform X1 yields the protein MLIGCRRRGRQSTRLKVALMLLAFICQFVHVLSEKSPSALTVVESPEASLEGEEDAHVEEGDSEDLDAFHPTDKWKTLKPGHGVPRGSQVRLNLQTGQREVKLGEHQTLKYQIDGQRQGKENTQGPSVSAEELKKALKNIKEGVDPKTSDKEETEALRAQFHTMDELKKDIVRLDMLMESDFQIMSRLVSQFNSSNATVEEKVKALHDLEYLVHQVDNAQNLASSGGLKLVVDALNSTDYRLQESASFVLGSALSSNPVVQVEAVESGTLQKLLMLLATPRPMSVKKRALFALACLLRHCPFAQSHFLKLGGLQVLGDIFRASGGGAVRVRIVTILYDMINEKELISQTGLDPIPDASHNERLRQYAQVSLQPLLAEQGWCSLVPELLASPEHDWKEKALRTILAMMPHCQTQYRKDYALSSSLSALQEQYQELVLTEQVLGDEDGYFGEILALLETVVLKLKQV from the exons ATGTTGATCGGATGCCGGAGAAGAGGACGTCAATCCACCAGACTGAAGGTAGCACTCATGCTCTTAGCATTCATTTGTCAATTCGTCCATGTTCTCAGCGAAAAG TCTCCCTCCGCTCTGACTGTTGTGGAGAGCCCTGAGGCCAGCCTGGAGGGTGAGGAGGATGCCCACGTGGAAGAGGGAGATTCTGAGGATTTGGATGCGTTCCATCCAACAGATAAGTGGAAGACTCTCAAACCAG GTCATGGGGTCCCAAGGGGCTCTCAAGTAAGGCTCAACCTTCAGACTGGACAGAGGGAGGTCAAACTTGGGGAACACCAGACTCTCAAATACCAGATAGATGGACAAAG ACAGGGGAAGGAGAACACACAGGGCCCATCTGTCAGTGCTGAGGAGCTGAAGAAGGCTTTGAAAAATATCAAAGAAGGAGTGGATCCCAAAACCAGTGACAAAGAAGAGACG gaGGCTCTCAGGGCCCAGTTTCATACCATGGATGAGCTGAAAAAAGACATTGTCAGGCTAGACATGCTGATGGAGTCAGACTTCCAGATTATGAGTAGACTGGTGTCCCAATTCAACAGCTCTAACGCCACTGTGGAAGAGAAGGTTAAAGCTCTACATGACTTAGAGTACCTTGTTCATCAG GTGGACAATGCACAGAACCTGGCATCTAGCGGAGGGTTGAAGCTTGTGGTTGATGCATTGAACAGCACAGACTATCGACTTCAAGAGAGTGCTTCTTTCGTTCTGGGATCAGCTCTATCAAG TAACCCAGTGGTGCAGGTGGAGGCAGTTGAAAGTGGTACCCTTCAGAAGCTGTTAATGTTACTTGCCACTCCACGACCCATGTCTGTTAAAAAGAGG GCGTTGTTTGCTCTGGCCTGTTTGCTACGTCACTGCCCCTTTGCCCAAAGCCACTTCCTGAAGCTGGGTGGGCTGCAAGTGTTGGGGGATATTTTCCGAGCATCTGGAGGTGGGGCTGTCCGTGTGAGGATTGTAACCATACTCTATGATATGATCAACGAAAAG GAGCTGATCTCTCAGACTGGACTTGACCCCATCCCAGATGCATCTCACAATGAGCGTTTGCGGCAGTATGCGCAGGTCTCCCTCCAGCCACTTTTGGCAGAGCAAGGCTGGTGCAGTCTGGTACCTGAACTGTTGGCCTCCCCAGAGCACGACTGGAAGGAAAAGGCCCTGCGAACTATCCTGGCCATGATGCCTCACTGCCAGACTCAGTATCGAAAGGATTAcgccctgtcttcctccctcagCGCCCTACAGGAGCAGTACCAGGAGCTGGTGCTCACAGAGCAGGTCCTCGGTGACGAGGATGGATACTTTGGGGAGATCCTGGCTCTGTTGGAGACAGTGGTGCTGAAACTGAAACAAGTATAG